The DNA region GGGCGGCTCGCTGGGGCCCTCGGCGAACAGCGCGGCCAGCGGGTCCGCGTCCTCGGCCGGCTCGTCGCCGGGGCCGATCAGCTCCATGAGCTGGACGGCGAAGGAGCGCAGGATGGAGATCTCGACCTCGTCGAGCGCGACGGCCGCGCCGCCACCCGGAACGGCCTCGAATCGCCCCGCCATCAGCCGCGGTCCTGGGAGAGGGTCGCCCACAGGCCGTAGCCGTGCATCGCCTGCACGTCCCGTTCCATCTCCTCGCGGGTGCCGCTGGAGACCACCGCGCGGCCCTTGTTGTGCACGTCGAGCATCAGCTTGTGCGCCTTGTCCTTGGAGTAGCCGAAGTACGCCTGGAAGACGTAGGTGACATAGCTCATCAGGTTCACCGGGTCGTTGTGCACGAGGGTCACCCACGGCACGTCCGGTTCGACGACGGCGGAGACCTCCTCGGCCGACTGGGTCTGCTCGATCTCGATAGGCGCGACGCTCACTTGTCCCATGCTGCCACCCTTACCGGCCCGTCGCACAAACGGGTCGCTCGCACGGGGACGCTCCCGAAGCAGGGGTATTCGTCAAACTGACGAATACCCGCTAGCATTCCTCATATGAACGCTGCGGACCTTGGGCTCCCGGTGGACGTGCCGTCGACCGCGCTCTTCACCGACCAGTACGAGCTGACCATGCTCCAGGCGGCCCTCAGGGCCGGCACCGCGGACCGCCGGTCCGTCTTCGAGGTCTTCACCCGCCGGCTGCCCGAGGGGCGGCGCTACGGAGTGGTGGCGGGCATCGGACGGGTCCTGGACGCGGTCGAGAACTTCCGCTTCGACCCGGGCGTGCTCGGCTTCCTGCGCGAGCAGGGCATCGTCGACGAGCCGACCCTCCAGTGGCTGGCCGGCTACCGCTTCTCCGGCGACATCTGGGGCTACCCGGAGGGCGAGGTGTACTTCCCGGGCTCGCCGATCCTGCGGGTTGAGGGCTCCTTCGCCGAATGCGTGCTCCTGGAGACGGTGATCCTCTCGATCCTCAACCACGACTCGGCCATCGCGGCCGCCGCCTCCCGGATGTCGGCCGCAGCGGGCGGCC from Streptomyces fradiae includes:
- the clpS gene encoding ATP-dependent Clp protease adapter ClpS — protein: MGQVSVAPIEIEQTQSAEEVSAVVEPDVPWVTLVHNDPVNLMSYVTYVFQAYFGYSKDKAHKLMLDVHNKGRAVVSSGTREEMERDVQAMHGYGLWATLSQDRG